A portion of the Leucoraja erinacea ecotype New England chromosome 9, Leri_hhj_1, whole genome shotgun sequence genome contains these proteins:
- the LOC129700610 gene encoding uncharacterized protein LOC129700610: MEATPDLPIHADLNNLPDMRLESRKPFWSSVKSLEDFDPKTECPLHTSPLHTSPSHTSPTHTSPTHTSTPAPCTPALSHQPHSHQPLSHQPHSHQPHSHQPHSHHPLPLAHQPPAHQPLAHQPHSHQPLAHQPLAHKLVAHQPHSHQPLAHQPPPHTSPLHTSPSPLAHTTSPSHTSPSHTSPTHTSPPRTPAPCTPAPLTHTHQPLAHQPLAHTSPTHTSPSHQPPRTPAPLTHQPLAHQPPSPHTTHTSPSHTSPPCTPAPLTQPLAHQPHAHQPLAHQPLAHQPLAHQLLAHQPPHTPAPCTPAPCTPAPPCTPAPCTPAPCTPAPLTPAPAPHHSPCTPAPLTPCPSPSHTSPSHTTSPLHTSPSHTSPLHTSPLHTSPLHTSPLHTSPSHTSPLTPGNVIVEHENIKLENIKTEKNIASA; encoded by the exons atggAGGCTacccctgaccttcccatccatgctgacttgaacaaccTGCCCGACATGCGCCTGGAGTctcgcaaacccttctggtcttccgttaaatccctggaagactttgacccCAAGACTGAGTG CCCCTTGCACACCAGCCCCTTGCACACCAGCCCCTCGCACACCAGCCCCACTCACACCAGCCCCACTCACACCAGCACACCAGCCCCTTGCACACCAGCCCTCTCACACCAGCCCCACTCACACCAGCCCCTCTCACACCAGCCCCACTCACACCAGCCCCACTCACACCAGCCCCACTCACACCACCCCTTGCCCCTTGCACACCAGCCCCCTGCACACCAGCCCCTTGCACACCAGCCCCACTCACACCAGCCCCTCGCACACCAGCCCCTTGCACACAAGCTCGTTGCACACCAGCCCCACTCACACCAGCCCCTTGCACACCAGCCCCCACCGCACACCAGCCCCTTgcacaccagccccagccccctcgCACACACCACCAGCCCCTCGCACACCAGCCCCTCGCACAccagccccacacacaccagCCCCCCTCGCACACCAGCCCCTTGCACACCagccccactcactcacacacaccagcCCCTTGCACACCAGCCCCTTGCACACACCAGCCCCACGCACACCAGCCCCTCACACCAGCCCCCTCGCACACCAGCCCCACTCACACACCAGCCCCTCGCACACCAGCCACCCAgccctcacaccacacacaccagccCCTCGCACACCAGCCCCCCTTGCACACCAGCCCCACTCACACAGCCCCTCGCACACCAGCCCCACGCACACCAGCCCCTCGCACACCAGCCCCTTGCACACCAGCCCCTTGCACACCAGCTCCTCGCACACCAGCCCCCTCACACACCAGCCCCTTGCACACCAGCCCCTTGCACACCAGCCCCCCCTTGCACACCAGCCCCTTGCACACCAGCCCCTTGCACACCAGCCCCCCTCACACCAGCCCCTGCCCCACACCACAGCCCCTGCACACCAGCCCCACTCACCCCTTGCCCCAGCCCCTCACACACCAGCCCCTCGCACACCACCAGCCCCTTGCACACCAGCCCCTCGCACACCAGCCCCTTGCACACCAGCCCCTTGCACACCAGCCCCTTGCACACCAGCCCCTTGCACACCAGCCCCTCGCACACCAGCCCCCTCACACCAGGC aatgttattgtcGAACATGAAAACATCAAATTGGAGAACATCAAAACGGAgaagaacatcgcaagtgcatga